In Yarrowia lipolytica chromosome 1F, complete sequence, a genomic segment contains:
- a CDS encoding uncharacterized protein (Compare to YALI0F06600g, no similarity) → MTTQKGLLQRVQLYRKRVAALEEEIRKLESSQSAENDAQELVQQLLTSNNDKIDTQQLEGEIGAQLNKEITSNRQLQTAFHTLKLSIGDSYWTGESHHVSIIHVSGHSFQCRVVLTKSMEKVTGLRVEDADIPVLKPFVQRCCNRRNVVALFAGLARYDELSIARYRAFDSLSSLQSASFTPSYSLPTAQFKSPHVTVTLEWRIAFPMDIGIQGNDNGDYDDDEDENELISKIIMHAYGSPEYQIQDQKQLLKRVPVVFDKLVRLKGVIKAADILIRSLTMDGK, encoded by the coding sequence ATGACGACACAAAAGGGCTTATTGCAACGCGTCCAGCTGTATCGAAAGCGCGTGGCTGCTCTTGAAGAGGAGATACGCAAGCTAGAAAGCTCTCAGAGTGCCGAAAACGACGCTCAGGAGCTCGTACAGCAGCTGctcaccagcaacaacgacaagatAGATACTCAGCAACTGGAAGGAGAAATTGGAGCCCAGCTGAACAAGGAAATCACCTCGAATCGCCAATTACAGACGGCTTTCCATACCCTGAAATTGTCGATTGGCGACTCCTACTGGACGGGTGAAAGTCACCATGTTTCCATCATTCACGTTTCAGGACACTCATTTCAATGCCGAGTTGTGCTGACCAAAAGCATGGAGAAGGTCACCGGACTGCGAGTTGAAGATGCGGACATCCCTGTGCTGAAGCCATTTGTTCAGAGGTGCTGCAACCGCAGAAATGTCGTCGCATTGTTTGCAGGATTGGCTCGGTACGATGAGCTGTCTATAGCACGGTACAGAGCCTTTGATAGTCTGTCGAGCCTTCAGAGCGCGTCCTTTACACCGTCTTATTCGCTCCCAACTGCCCAATTCAAATCTCCCCACGTGACTGTCACTCTAGAATGGAGAATCGCCTTCCCCATGGACATAGGTATCCAGGGCAATGATAATGGCGATtatgacgacgacgaagacgagaaCGAACTTATCAGCAAGATTATTATGCACGCTTACGGCTCGCCAGAGTACCAGATTCAAGACCAAAAACAGCTGTTGAAACGGGTACCCGTTGTCTTTGACAAGCTCGTGAGGTTGAAGGGAGTTATTAAAGCTGCTGACATACTTATCAGAAGCCTGACCATGGATGGAAAGTGA
- a CDS encoding uncharacterized protein (Compare to YALI0F06622g, weakly similar to ca|CA3582|IPF15466 Candida albicans and DEHA0F25564g Debaryomyces hansenii), with protein sequence MRRSQRVPHTDTKTPRPTLQFDCLSVTSHVLICHRSAHAPHRISTHILHAPSYQHTHNMKFTASTSYRVGKRRAKEPPLMPGQAAFINQLEKQKADYLKANQQEKLPVTSLKSDLKWKNQEKQDSLGDDIVQVVREILDNMYEEIPIGKAYTAPTYEARQNVPPLVKMTHVHAYSLREPTLVLRRVNDAVEAGLLRKVAVNNVDEGVLLMEADKFYKLLDQSIQECKVANQKKALEEFKILLLSHPSRVEFGFDELPNASTLVKSGFLTMNPQEAQMYNVCVPNVGVFLKLGASARTWFINMLKKQSYQEMLEEQMEKKWSANSNRWKGFKGVSFEWILKDLYGGYHCECFSTPVGRGWKLTGK encoded by the coding sequence ATGAGAAGAAGCCAGCGAGTAccacacacagacacaaagacacCAAGACCGACACTGCAATTTGACTGCCTCTCTGTCACATCTCATGTCCTGATTTGCCACCGTTCTGCTCATGCACCTCACCGTATCTCAACACACATCTTACACGCACCCTCATatcaacacacacacaacatgaaGTTCACGGCATCGACGTCTTATAGAGTGGGCAAACGACGGGCCAAGGAGCCGCCTCTAATGCCCGGCCAGGCGGCGTTCATCAACCAGctcgaaaaacaaaagGCCGACTACCTGAAGGCAAACCAACAGGAGAAGCTGCCAGTGACGTCTCTCAAGAGCGATCTCAAGTGGAAGAACCAGGAGAAGCAGGACAGTCTGGGAGACGACATTGTGCAGGTGGTGAGAGAGATTCTGGATAACATGTACGAGGAGATTCCAATCGGAAAGGCGTACACAGCTCCTACTTATGAAGCTCGTCAGAACGTGCCTCCTCTAGTCAAGATGACCCATGTGCACGCATACAGCCTGAGAGAGCCTACGTTGGTCTTGAGACGGGTGAACGACGCCGTCGAGGCAGGACTACTGCGAAAAGTGGCAGTCAATAACGTTGATGAAGGCGTGCTTCTAATGGAGGCAGACAAGTTCtacaagctgctggatcaGAGCATACAAGAGTGCAAGGTGGCAAatcagaagaaggctctggaggaatTCAAGATCCTTTTATTGTCCCATCCAAGTCGGGTGGAGTTTGGCTTCGATGAACTTCCCAATGCTTCTACTCTCGTCAAGAGCGGGTTTCTGACCATGAATCCTCAAGAGGCTCAAATGTACAATGTCTGTGTGCCTAACGTGGGTGTGTTTCTGAAACTGGGTGCCTCTGCACGAACATGGTTTATAAACATGCTCAAAAAGCAGTCGTACCAGGAAATGTTAgaggagcagatggagaagaagtggaGTGCTAATAGCAACCGCTGGAAGGGCTTCAAGGGCGTTTCTTTCGAATGGATTCTGAAGGATCTCTATGGAGGCTACCACTGTGAATGTTTCAGTACCCCTGTGGGAAGAGGTTGGAAGTTGACCGGAAAGTAG
- a CDS encoding uncharacterized protein (Compare to YALI0F06644g, similar to Saccharomyces cerevisiae SMD2 (YLR275W); ancestral locus Anc_6.72, highly similar to uniprot|O14036 Schizosaccharomyces pombe SPAC2C4.03C.gene and uniprot|Q06217 Saccharomyces cerevisiae YLR275w SMD2 U1 snRNP protein) has translation MDNPAELLNKDKSTLTDVELQKLEEYEFSHGPLSLLQRAVQNHTQVLISCRNNKKLLARVKAFDRHSNMVLENVKEMWTEKTKTASGKPGKTVTKDRFISKMFLRGDTVILVVSA, from the exons ATGGACAACCCAGC tgaACTCCTaaacaaggacaagtccACTCTCACCGACGTGGAGCTCCAAAAGCtcgaggagtacgagttcTCACATGGCCCcctgtcgctgctgcagcGGGCAGTACAGAACCACACACAGGTGCTGATATCGTGccgaaacaacaaaaagCTGCTGGCCCGAGTCAAGGCGTTTGACCGGCACTCCAACATGGTGCTGGAGAACGTGAAGGAGATGTGGACGGAAAAAACGAAAACCGCCAGCGGCAAGCCCGGCAAGACCGTCACCAAGGATCGGTTCATCAGCAAAATGTTTCTGCGAGGCGACACCGTCATTCTCGTCGTTTCTGCATGA
- a CDS encoding uncharacterized protein (Compare to YALI0F06666g, no similarity), whose amino-acid sequence MLQAIPYELALTILHHLDHLSDLLAVYNTCQRLRQVACDETLWKPHLNKRYKAENRPEATGEYRDEMLRRLNTESVILNVLERIPDSSASEWMNLFKMAFNLGKMCVYPLTQVAQTHDNICARWTAMQLLHSMKHCAGITRLTSVNSKQLMKGSDVTHVFAMFHCFTDSYLGHNLAENCDRVDFPDLQGITTSDQEPTRVLLEQLLAANADLCGVPPRNTFTADFRSLSNHYIHDILHKDHVYGIPLTRAIIFCKYCSDYGLEAHPLLFPAEVLVRVNDKGTGSRFFVVDVYRRNRILTHSEVLALVPENEDVGAPTLRDTLVRSMMNLQASLEVNVRRGVPSPTECYYLMYTLMAAFMPQHMDSTRKTQLQVFLRKYYPLDVLVMLKDINRVFATDSTEVTLLEQLDPVLRTVKSRDSHSKHVNLYVGQVVHHTRLDLYGIVVSWFVNSETAYEETAQIPNREIDVGMEESEAYYQVVVDGVGEKRVFAESNLVVVDETSGLDIMDTFSHLHGLCLMFRGWNKEEYRFEMTEVMKRCYPGDAKHF is encoded by the coding sequence ATGTTGCAAGCCATACCGTACGAGCTGGCGCTGACGATTCTGCACCACCTCGACCACCTTTCAGACCTTCTGGCCGTCTACAACACATGCCAGCGACTCCGACAAGTTGCATGCGACGAAACATTATGGAAACCCCATCTAAACAAACGATACAAGGCTGAAAACCGCCCTGAAGCCACGGGCGAGTACAGAGACGAAATGCTGCGCCGCCTGAATACGGAGTCTGTGATTCTCAACGTTCTGGAACGAATCCCGGACTCGTCAGCGTCCGAGTGGATGAACCTGTTCAAGATGGCCTTCAACCTCGGAAAAATGTGTGTTTACCCGCTGACGCAGGTGGCACAGACCCACGACAACATCTGTGCTCGGTGGACTGCTATGCAGCTGCTGCACTCCATGAAACATTGCGCTGGCATCACCCGTTTGACCAGTGTGAATAGCAAGCAGTTGATGAAAGGTAGCGATGTGACCCACGTCTTTGCCATGTTCCACTGTTTCACCGACTCGTATCTGGGTCATAATTTGGCGGAAAACTGCGACCGTGTCGACTTTCCCGACCTCCAGGGTATCACAACTTCAGATCAGGAACCCACACGGGTTTTGCTGGAACAGCTACTGGCAGCTAATGCCGATCTGTGTGGCGTTCCTCCTCGAAACACCTTCACGGCGGACTTCCGAAGTCTCTCAAACCACTACATCCACGACATTTTGCATAAAGACCATGTCTATGGTATTCCATTAACTCGAGCTATCATCTTCTGCAAGTATTGTTCCGATTATGGACTTGAAGCGCACCCTTTGTTATTTCCAGCAGAAGTTTTGGTGCGAGTGAACGACAAGGGCACGGGGTCTCGGTTCTTTGTGGTTGATGTGTACAGACGAAACCGAATCTTGACACACAGCGAAGTTCTGGCCCTAGTACCGGAAAATGAAGATGTAGGAGCCCCCACGCTGCGAGACACCCTGGTACGAAGTATGATGAACCTGCAGGCGAGTTTGGAGGTGAACGTGAGAAGAGGAGTGCCTTCTCCGACTGAGTGTTACTACCTGATGTACACTCTGATGGCAGCTTTTATGCCACAGCACATGGACAGCACCCGCAAGACACAGCTCCAAGTGTTTCTGCGTAAATATTACCCTCTGGACGTGCTGGTCATGTTGAAGGACATTAACCGAGTGTTTGCAACCGACAGCACAGAGGTGACGCTTCTGGAACAGTTGGATCCAGTTCTACGAACGGTCAAGTCTCGAGACTCACACAGTAAGCATGTCAATCTCTATGTCGGTCAGGTGGTGCATCATACTCGTCTGGATCTCTATGGCATTGTCGTTTCGTGGTTTGTGAATTCCGAAACAGCTTATGAAGAAACAGCTCAGATTCCCAACCGAGAGATCGACGTGGGCATGGAGGAGTCAGAGGCATACTACCAGGTGGTGGTCGATGGAGTTGGGGAAAAGAGGGTGTTTGCAGAGTCCAAtctggtggttgtggacgAGACTTCAGGGTTGGACATCATGGACACATTCTCGCATCTCCATGGACTGTGTCTCATGTTCAGGGGATGGAATAAGGAGGAGTATCGCTTTGAGATGACCGAGGTAATGAAGAGGTGTTATCCGGGCGATGCAAAACACTTCTGA
- a CDS encoding uncharacterized protein (Compare to YALI0F06688g, highly similar to uniprot|Q7S0S0 Neurospora crassa NCU09013.1 and uniprot|O14155 Schizosaccharomyces pombe SPAC4A8.02C. gene) yields MTWTQKTITLPPKTKGSYLVTDEIVSQVPEIKNYKVGMANFFMQHTSAALTLNENWDTDVRADMTDALARIAPESDVYRHSCEGPDDMPAHIRSSLVGVSINVPIKDGYLATGTWQGIWYLEFRKMRHTRKVVVTLQGEERS; encoded by the coding sequence atgacCTGGACACAAAAGACAATCACTCTGCcccccaagaccaagggATCGTACCTGGTGACCGACGAGATTGTCAGCCAGGTGCCGGAGATCAAGAACTACAAGGTCGGCATGGCCAACTTCTTCATGCAACACACCTCGGCTGCTCTGACTCTCAACGAGAACTGGGACACAGACGTGCGAGCAGATATGACCGATGCTCTGGCCCGAATTGCTCCTGAGTCCGATGTCTACCGACACAGTTGCGAGGGCCCCGATGACATGCCTGCTCACATTCGATCTTCTCTGGTCGGCGTGTCCATCAATGTCCCCATCAAGGACGGATATCTGGCCACCGGAACCTGGCAGGGAATCTGGTACCTCGAGTTCCGAAAGATGCGGCATACCCGAAAGGTTGTTGTGACTCTTCAGGGTGAGGAGCGTAGCTGA
- a CDS encoding uncharacterized protein (Compare to YALI0F06710g, similar to Saccharomyces cerevisiae DAL3 (YIR032C), similar to uniprot|P32459 Saccharomyces cerevisiae YIR032c DAL3 ureidoglycolate hydrolase): MPLATIQVGTRSVFVKPLTIDNFAPFGGVMSLEHQQRPEDVGANYGTATKIKDVSPVTNNFAYAPSKQPARSIWYGFRCSPPNHLTSTKNSQSTYTCKVLERHPFSTQTFVPMGRNKDDQAYLVIVAKTGTDGLPDVNTLEAFEARGDQAVTYGVATWHAPMVVLHKPIDFGVFIHENSVPEENCQEVYFEPGVNVEYREKAKL, from the coding sequence ATGCCCCTCGCAACAATTCAAGTAGGCACCAGATCGGTCTTCGTGAAACCGCTCACCATCGACAACTTTGCTCCTTTCGGCGGAGTCATGTCTCTGGAGCACCAACAACGACCGGAAGATGTGGGTGCCAACTACGGAACAGCCACAAAGATCAAGGACGTGTCTCCTGTAACCAACAACTTTGCATACGCCCCGTCCAAACAGCCCGCAAGGTCCATTTGGTATGGCTTCAGATGCTCGCCTCCCAACCACCTCACTTCTACAAAAAACTCGCAGTCCACTTACACTTGCAAGGTGTTGGAGCGACACCCGTTCTCCACACAGACGTTTGTTCCCATGGGCCGTAACAAGGACGATCAGGCTTATCTGGTGATTGTGGCAAAGACTGGAACTGATGGACTTCCAGATGTCAACACTCTGGAGGCGTTTGAAGCACGGGGAGACCAGGCAGTTACCTATGGAGTCGCCACCTGGCATGCACCCATGGTGGTGCTGCATAAGCCGATTGATTTCGGAGTGTTTATTCACGAAAACAGCGTGCCAGAAGAGAACTGCCAGGAGGTTTACTTTGAGCCTGGTGTCAATGTGGAATATCGGGAGAAGGCGAAGTTGTAA